The Rhodopseudomonas palustris genome window below encodes:
- a CDS encoding ABC transporter ATP-binding protein, which yields MADLVLVHSASPETIPADVDSDGMALEIRGVSHRFKLSGTSLPVLDTIDLDVAPGDFVALLGPSGCGKSTLLRLIAGLEPPSSGTIFADGERVTAPDPSRNLVFQDPTLFPWATVWSNVATGLEARGVLKLQRSRVAEALALVGLDGFETAYPHQLSGGMAQRASLARALVNDPSLLLLDEPLGKLDSLTRLTLQDELVRLWQKKRFTAILVTHDVEEALLLASRILVFGERPARIKAEFLFDEPYPRHRDDPVLVELRRQILSTLGVAT from the coding sequence ATGGCCGATCTTGTGCTGGTTCACTCCGCCTCTCCAGAAACGATCCCAGCTGACGTCGACAGCGACGGAATGGCGCTTGAGATCCGAGGTGTCAGCCATCGTTTCAAGCTGTCTGGAACGAGCTTGCCGGTCCTCGACACGATCGATCTGGACGTCGCTCCGGGAGACTTCGTCGCGTTGCTCGGCCCCTCGGGCTGCGGAAAGTCGACATTGCTGCGCCTGATCGCGGGCCTCGAACCACCGTCGAGCGGTACGATCTTCGCTGACGGCGAGCGCGTGACTGCGCCGGACCCATCCCGCAATCTCGTGTTTCAGGATCCGACCCTGTTCCCATGGGCGACTGTGTGGAGCAATGTGGCGACTGGGCTCGAAGCGAGAGGCGTTCTCAAGCTGCAGCGCTCCCGGGTCGCTGAAGCACTGGCGCTCGTCGGCCTTGATGGCTTCGAAACGGCTTATCCGCATCAGCTATCCGGCGGCATGGCGCAACGGGCGTCCTTGGCACGCGCGTTGGTCAACGATCCGTCGCTGCTGCTGTTGGATGAACCGCTCGGCAAGCTCGACTCGCTAACGCGGCTGACGTTGCAGGATGAGCTGGTGCGGCTGTGGCAAAAGAAAAGGTTCACCGCGATCCTGGTCACGCATGATGTCGAGGAGGCGCTGTTACTCGCCTCCCGTATTCTGGTGTTCGGCGAAAGACCGGCGCGGATCAAAGCTGAATTTCTGTTCGACGAACCCTATCCCCGACACCGCGATGATCCGGTGCTGGTCGAGCTGCGCCGCCAAATCCTCAGCACGCTCGGTGTTGCGACGTGA
- a CDS encoding radical SAM protein, whose protein sequence is MTETGQNCAAQAMRMAATAPAFPELEGRHPCFSTTAEGHARAARLHLPVSPGCNIDCAFCIRDFNRRDQRPGVATRLLTPQQAVAIVARALELCPSINVVGIAGPGDPLATPHALQTFALVRERWPEVVLCLSTNGLMLPDRIDEIAALGISTLTVTVNAVDPQIQAQVTPKIAWQRKRLNGVVAGERLIANQLEGIARAAANGLTVKVNIVLIPTVNDHHIEAVAERVAAAGANLINIIPLIPQHGFAHLKPPGMLMRYAARAAAEKYLRVFTHCQRCRADACGIPGVSDYAQQLYGDDIVAEPTFSHG, encoded by the coding sequence GTGACCGAGACCGGCCAAAACTGCGCGGCCCAGGCAATGCGGATGGCCGCGACGGCACCGGCCTTTCCGGAGCTGGAGGGTCGACATCCTTGTTTCAGCACAACGGCCGAGGGGCACGCACGCGCGGCGCGCCTCCATCTGCCGGTGAGTCCGGGGTGCAATATCGATTGCGCGTTCTGTATTCGTGACTTCAACCGGCGTGATCAGCGTCCCGGTGTCGCCACGCGTCTGCTGACGCCTCAGCAGGCGGTGGCCATTGTCGCGAGGGCGCTCGAGCTCTGCCCGTCCATCAACGTAGTCGGCATCGCCGGGCCTGGTGATCCGCTGGCGACGCCACATGCGCTTCAAACGTTCGCGTTGGTCCGCGAGCGTTGGCCCGAGGTGGTCCTCTGCCTATCGACGAATGGTCTGATGCTGCCGGACCGCATCGATGAGATCGCGGCGCTCGGGATTTCGACCCTGACGGTGACGGTCAACGCGGTCGATCCGCAGATCCAAGCGCAGGTGACGCCGAAGATCGCGTGGCAACGGAAGCGATTAAACGGCGTCGTCGCCGGCGAGCGACTGATCGCCAATCAACTGGAGGGTATTGCCCGCGCCGCCGCCAACGGTCTGACCGTCAAAGTCAACATCGTGCTGATTCCGACGGTCAACGACCATCACATCGAAGCCGTCGCCGAACGCGTCGCGGCGGCCGGCGCGAATCTCATCAACATCATTCCGCTGATCCCGCAGCACGGCTTCGCGCATCTGAAGCCGCCTGGAATGCTGATGCGATACGCGGCGCGTGCCGCGGCGGAGAAGTATCTGCGGGTGTTCACCCATTGCCAGCGGTGCAGGGCCGATGCCTGCGGCATTCCCGGCGTCAGCGATTACGCCCAGCAGCTCTATGGCGACGACATCGTCGCAGAACCGACCTTTTCGCACGGCTGA
- a CDS encoding AAA family ATPase, with protein MAKQLKQIAIYGKGGIGKSTTTSNISAALAEAGYKVMQFGADPKADSTNTLRGGEYIPSVLDLLAERRRVDAYEAIFQGFGGIYCVEAGGPQPGVGCAGRGIITAVELLKQQRVFEELDLDIVIYDVLGDVVCGGFAVPVREGIAEHVFTVSSSDFMAIYAANNLFRGIERFSNSGGALLGGIIANSINTDFQREVIDDFAAHTDTPIVQYVPRSLTVTQAELSGRTTIEAAPQSAQADVYRQLARRIAEHTESKVPTPLNPQQLREWSARWADHLVAAERAEAERQVA; from the coding sequence ATGGCGAAACAACTCAAGCAGATTGCGATCTACGGCAAGGGCGGCATCGGAAAATCGACCACGACGTCCAACATCAGCGCCGCGCTTGCAGAGGCCGGCTACAAGGTCATGCAATTCGGCGCAGATCCGAAGGCGGACTCGACCAACACGCTCCGTGGCGGAGAGTACATTCCATCGGTCCTCGATCTTTTGGCCGAACGCCGCCGCGTGGATGCCTATGAGGCGATATTCCAAGGCTTCGGGGGCATCTATTGCGTCGAGGCCGGCGGCCCTCAACCGGGCGTCGGATGCGCGGGGCGGGGCATCATTACAGCCGTTGAACTGCTCAAGCAGCAACGGGTCTTCGAAGAGCTGGACCTGGACATCGTGATCTACGACGTGCTCGGCGACGTCGTGTGCGGCGGCTTCGCCGTGCCGGTGCGCGAAGGCATCGCCGAACATGTGTTCACCGTGTCGTCATCCGACTTCATGGCGATCTATGCGGCCAACAATCTGTTTCGTGGCATCGAGCGGTTCTCGAACTCGGGCGGTGCGCTGCTGGGTGGGATCATCGCCAACTCGATCAACACCGACTTTCAGCGCGAGGTGATCGATGATTTTGCGGCGCATACCGATACGCCAATCGTGCAGTACGTTCCGCGTTCGCTGACCGTGACTCAGGCTGAGCTCAGCGGGCGGACGACTATCGAGGCGGCGCCGCAATCGGCGCAAGCCGACGTCTATCGGCAACTGGCGCGCCGGATTGCCGAACACACCGAGTCGAAGGTGCCGACGCCGCTGAATCCGCAGCAGCTTCGCGAATGGTCCGCGCGCTGGGCTGACCATCTGGTGGCTGCCGAACGGGCCGAAGCGGAGCGGCAGGTGGCCTGA
- a CDS encoding nitrogenase component 1: MVLNLKTSSVETREQRLGTIIGWDGTASKLADESAFSRGDCSGCGTKARRVCELEGPFTQGSVCSEQMVECQAGNIRDAVLIQHSPIGCGAGQVIYNSIYRNGLAMRGLPVQNIRFISTNLRERDMVYGGAEKLAEAIRLAVERHQPKAVFIATSCASGIIGDDIESVARTAESEFGIPIIPLHCEGFKSKHWSTGFDATQHGILRQIVRRNPEKRQDDLINVINLWGTDVFSPMLGELGLRVNYVVDMATVEELAQMSEARATVSFCYTLGTYLATALEQEFGVEQIKAPQPYGFAGTDAWLRELARVTGRGAQAEDYIAREHARVKPLLDELRPKLKGLKGYVATGSAYSHGLIGVLREIGVEVDGSLVFHHDPVYDSEDPRQDSLGHLIENYGDVRHFTVGNRQQYQFYNLLQRVKPDFIIIRHNGLAPLAARLGIPAIPLGDEHHALGYQGMVNLGESILAALQHRKFHKDIAKRVSLPYKQSWLAQKDPFALARAAS, encoded by the coding sequence ATGGTTCTGAATCTGAAGACATCGAGCGTCGAGACCCGCGAACAGCGGCTCGGCACCATCATCGGATGGGACGGTACCGCGTCGAAGCTGGCCGACGAGTCGGCGTTTTCGCGCGGTGACTGTAGCGGCTGCGGAACGAAGGCGCGACGGGTTTGCGAGCTTGAAGGGCCGTTTACCCAGGGTTCGGTCTGCAGCGAGCAAATGGTGGAGTGTCAGGCCGGCAATATCCGGGACGCCGTCCTGATCCAGCATTCGCCGATCGGCTGCGGAGCGGGGCAGGTGATCTATAATTCGATCTATCGCAACGGCCTGGCGATGCGTGGATTGCCGGTCCAGAACATTCGGTTCATCTCGACCAATCTGCGCGAACGCGACATGGTCTATGGCGGTGCCGAAAAGCTGGCCGAAGCGATCCGGCTGGCCGTCGAACGCCACCAACCCAAGGCGGTGTTCATCGCGACGTCCTGCGCCAGCGGCATCATCGGCGATGACATCGAGAGCGTTGCACGGACCGCCGAATCCGAGTTCGGCATCCCGATCATCCCACTGCATTGCGAAGGCTTCAAATCCAAGCACTGGTCGACCGGATTTGATGCGACCCAGCACGGCATTTTGCGGCAGATCGTGCGCCGCAACCCGGAGAAGCGCCAGGACGATCTGATCAACGTGATCAATCTGTGGGGCACCGACGTCTTCAGCCCGATGCTCGGCGAACTCGGCCTGCGTGTGAACTATGTGGTCGACATGGCGACGGTCGAGGAACTCGCGCAGATGTCGGAGGCGCGCGCGACCGTCAGCTTTTGCTACACGCTCGGCACCTATCTGGCGACGGCATTGGAGCAGGAGTTCGGCGTCGAGCAGATCAAGGCGCCACAACCCTACGGGTTTGCGGGGACGGATGCGTGGCTGCGTGAGCTTGCCCGTGTCACAGGCCGCGGGGCGCAAGCCGAAGATTACATCGCTCGCGAGCATGCACGGGTCAAGCCGCTGCTCGATGAGTTGCGGCCGAAACTGAAAGGCCTCAAGGGCTATGTGGCGACCGGCTCGGCCTATTCTCACGGTCTGATCGGGGTGCTTCGCGAGATCGGGGTGGAGGTGGATGGATCCTTGGTGTTCCACCACGATCCGGTCTACGACAGCGAGGATCCCAGACAGGACTCGCTCGGCCATCTGATCGAGAATTATGGCGACGTTCGCCACTTCACCGTGGGCAATCGTCAGCAGTACCAGTTCTACAATCTGCTTCAGCGGGTGAAGCCGGACTTCATTATCATCCGGCACAACGGGTTGGCGCCACTTGCCGCTCGCCTCGGAATTCCCGCCATTCCGCTCGGCGATGAGCACCATGCCTTGGGCTATCAAGGCATGGTGAACCTCGGGGAATCGATCCTCGCCGCGCTCCAGCATCGCAAATTCCATAAGGATATCGCGAAGCGGGTGAGCCTTCCGTACAAGCAATCCTGGCTGGCGCAGAAGGATCCGTTCGCGCTCGCGCGAGCCGCCTCGTAA
- a CDS encoding nitrogenase component 1 yields the protein MAILALKSRPTEITPDADKSGAIELVRYVCAIGAMQTAAAIPRVVPITHCGPGCADKQYVNLTFYNGFQGSGYGGGPVVPSTNASQREVIFGGADRLRELIESSQLVLDADLFVVLTGCIPDLVGDDVGSVVRDFQKRGVPIVYAETGGFRGNNFTGHEAVTHAIIEQYLGPWDGVRERGTVNLWSLLPYQNTFWRGDLEEIKRLLEGIGLNVNVLFGPDSEGLSEWRNIPRAQFNLVLSPWLGLSTAELLARRYEQPYLHIPVVPIGARESGAFLRKVASFAGISVDVVEAFIAKEEKRYYNYIDGFTDFYSEYWWGLPARFAVIGDSAYNLALTKFLVTQLGLIPAKQIVTEDPPVEHREAIQAEFRAIDDDVSVDVEFVEDSYTIHQALRNADFGHKPPIIFGTTWERDLVKEMKGSLIEVGFPASYEVVLSRSYVGYRGALSLLERIYTTVVSHSA from the coding sequence ATGGCTATCCTTGCCCTCAAGTCGCGACCGACGGAAATCACGCCTGATGCCGACAAGTCGGGTGCGATCGAACTGGTGCGCTATGTGTGCGCAATCGGCGCGATGCAGACCGCTGCGGCGATCCCCAGGGTGGTGCCCATCACGCATTGCGGGCCCGGCTGTGCCGACAAGCAGTACGTGAACCTCACTTTCTACAACGGATTCCAAGGCAGTGGTTATGGAGGTGGGCCGGTCGTTCCGAGTACCAATGCATCGCAGCGCGAGGTGATTTTCGGCGGCGCGGATCGTTTGCGCGAACTGATCGAATCTTCGCAGCTGGTCTTGGATGCCGATTTGTTCGTCGTGCTCACCGGCTGTATTCCGGACCTCGTCGGAGACGACGTCGGATCGGTGGTCCGTGATTTTCAGAAGCGCGGAGTTCCGATCGTTTATGCCGAGACCGGAGGGTTTCGCGGCAACAACTTCACCGGCCACGAGGCGGTGACACACGCGATCATCGAACAGTATCTCGGTCCCTGGGACGGCGTGCGGGAGCGGGGGACTGTGAATCTCTGGTCGCTGCTGCCATATCAGAACACGTTCTGGCGCGGCGACCTCGAGGAGATCAAGCGGCTGCTGGAGGGTATTGGCCTGAACGTCAATGTGCTGTTCGGCCCGGATTCCGAGGGATTGAGCGAGTGGCGGAACATCCCGCGCGCGCAGTTCAATTTGGTGCTGTCGCCCTGGCTTGGATTGTCGACGGCTGAGCTGCTCGCTCGCCGGTACGAGCAGCCTTATCTGCACATTCCCGTCGTTCCGATCGGCGCGCGGGAGAGCGGAGCATTCTTGCGGAAGGTGGCCTCATTCGCCGGCATCTCGGTCGATGTGGTCGAGGCGTTCATCGCCAAGGAAGAGAAGCGATACTACAACTACATCGATGGCTTTACCGATTTCTACTCAGAGTATTGGTGGGGCCTGCCGGCGCGCTTTGCGGTGATCGGTGACAGTGCCTACAATCTGGCGCTGACGAAATTTCTCGTGACGCAGCTTGGATTGATTCCGGCCAAGCAAATCGTCACCGAAGATCCGCCTGTTGAGCATCGCGAAGCAATTCAGGCTGAATTCCGTGCGATCGATGACGACGTCTCGGTCGACGTGGAGTTTGTCGAAGACAGCTACACCATTCACCAAGCGCTGAGGAATGCCGACTTCGGCCACAAGCCTCCGATTATCTTTGGAACGACGTGGGAGCGCGACCTGGTCAAGGAGATGAAAGGGTCATTGATTGAAGTCGGATTTCCTGCCTCCTATGAGGTCGTGTTGTCGAGGAGTTACGTCGGCTACCGCGGCGCTTTATCGCTCCTCGAACGCATCTACACCACGGTCGTCAGCCACAGCGCCTAG
- a CDS encoding NAD(P)/FAD-dependent oxidoreductase yields the protein MTTTDVSWPKSLWHAVTGPGPELPALHGAEEAAVVVIGGGFSGLSTALHLREVGVDVAVVEAAEPGWGASGRNNGQVIPTLSRPDPEDIVAKHVAVGQRLVGLIRDSASILFDVAKRHGVDAEQEQNGWVQPVHSPGRIKIAERRFRQWSKFGAPVELLSRDQVRDMLGSEAWFGGFWNRTGGHVNPLALARGLARAVLAQGGRIFARSPAVSIERRGDRWIVKTAQGEISGRALVVASNAYTGEFSKTLAPAIASEVMPVRSWQMATQPLSDNVRKTIIPGRQAMSDTHGELIFGRFDARNRFVTGGAIVRPFNQVATLKARVGKRLQSLWPQIGEVRFDYVWNGFIGMTTDYLPHIHRLGPNAYGWTGCNGRGVALSVALGRELSKAVRGAPDGELALPFTEPTPIPANELLRPFAPLMMVLYRHRDAKEIG from the coding sequence ATGACAACGACCGATGTCTCCTGGCCGAAATCTCTCTGGCATGCGGTGACTGGACCCGGACCAGAGTTGCCGGCCTTACATGGCGCGGAGGAGGCCGCTGTAGTGGTGATCGGCGGCGGCTTCAGTGGGCTGTCGACGGCGCTGCATCTGCGTGAGGTCGGCGTCGATGTCGCGGTCGTCGAGGCGGCGGAGCCCGGCTGGGGCGCATCCGGTCGCAACAATGGCCAGGTGATTCCGACGTTGTCGCGGCCTGACCCGGAGGACATCGTCGCCAAGCACGTTGCGGTCGGCCAGCGGCTGGTCGGGCTGATCCGCGACAGCGCGTCGATCCTGTTCGATGTCGCCAAACGCCACGGCGTCGACGCCGAGCAGGAGCAGAACGGCTGGGTGCAGCCGGTGCATTCGCCGGGCCGCATCAAGATCGCCGAGCGACGATTCCGGCAGTGGTCGAAGTTCGGCGCGCCGGTCGAGCTGCTGTCACGCGATCAAGTGCGCGACATGCTCGGTTCCGAAGCCTGGTTCGGCGGATTCTGGAACAGGACCGGCGGCCACGTCAATCCGCTGGCGCTCGCGCGCGGACTAGCTCGTGCCGTGCTGGCGCAAGGCGGCCGTATCTTCGCGCGCTCGCCGGCAGTGAGCATCGAGCGGCGCGGCGATCGCTGGATCGTCAAGACCGCCCAAGGCGAGATCAGCGGCCGGGCGCTGGTGGTCGCCAGCAACGCCTACACCGGCGAATTCTCCAAGACGTTGGCGCCGGCGATCGCCAGCGAGGTCATGCCGGTACGGTCGTGGCAGATGGCGACGCAGCCGCTGAGCGACAATGTGCGCAAGACCATCATCCCGGGCCGCCAGGCGATGTCCGATACCCATGGCGAGTTGATCTTCGGACGGTTCGACGCGCGCAACCGCTTCGTCACCGGCGGCGCCATCGTCCGGCCGTTCAACCAGGTCGCGACGCTCAAGGCGCGGGTCGGCAAGCGGCTGCAGAGCCTGTGGCCGCAGATCGGCGAGGTGCGGTTCGACTACGTCTGGAACGGCTTCATCGGCATGACGACGGACTACCTGCCGCACATCCACCGCCTCGGCCCCAACGCCTATGGTTGGACTGGTTGCAACGGCCGCGGCGTGGCGTTGTCGGTCGCGCTCGGCCGCGAACTGTCCAAAGCCGTCCGCGGTGCGCCGGATGGCGAACTGGCGCTGCCCTTCACCGAGCCGACGCCGATCCCCGCGAACGAACTGCTGCGTCCGTTCGCGCCGCTGATGATGGTGCTGTACCGGCACCGGGACGCCAAGGAGATCGGCTGA
- a CDS encoding L-2-amino-thiazoline-4-carboxylic acid hydrolase — translation MSEDQELGILARRRIEAGVIKPIYETLCAHLGKERAQSLIGEAIAKTAVEAGRDFASGVPGGADIRSFAELQRLWTQDDALEVEVLRADDQGFSYDVHRCRYAEMYREMGLGEIGHLLSCNRDAGFIEGYDPRVELTRTSTLMSGGACCDFRYEVKAGAKT, via the coding sequence ATGAGTGAGGACCAGGAACTCGGCATCCTCGCCCGCCGGCGGATCGAGGCCGGTGTCATCAAGCCGATCTACGAGACGCTATGTGCGCATCTCGGCAAGGAGCGGGCTCAATCGCTGATCGGCGAGGCCATTGCCAAGACCGCGGTCGAAGCCGGCCGCGACTTTGCGAGCGGCGTGCCGGGCGGAGCGGATATCCGCAGCTTCGCGGAGCTGCAACGGCTGTGGACCCAGGACGACGCGCTGGAGGTCGAGGTCCTGCGCGCGGACGATCAGGGCTTCAGCTACGACGTGCATCGCTGCCGCTATGCCGAGATGTATCGCGAGATGGGTCTCGGCGAGATCGGTCATCTGCTGTCGTGCAACCGGGATGCCGGTTTCATCGAAGGCTACGATCCCCGCGTCGAGCTGACCCGCACAAGCACCCTGATGTCGGGCGGCGCGTGTTGCGATTTCCGGTACGAAGTCAAAGCCGGCGCAAAGACGTAA
- a CDS encoding cysteine hydrolase family protein gives MKLDSTPYPFPLHGPLTTHNTALLVIDVQGDFCAEGGYMHQFGFDLTALQRPIPVIARVLAACRAVGMPVIHTRETFKPDLSDVQPHRLWRGIDGKGVAVGDEGPKGRYLIEGAECWQIIPELAPQDGEPVFDKPSYGAFGFTGIEKYLRERGITNLILTGLTTDCCIHTNVREALDRGFDCLTLADGTGACFEAVHEAAIQLLIKKSGVFGAVAESPALLEALQRLPVAEAASS, from the coding sequence TTGAAACTCGACTCCACCCCCTATCCGTTTCCGCTGCACGGCCCGCTGACGACGCACAACACCGCGCTGCTGGTCATCGATGTCCAGGGCGATTTCTGCGCCGAGGGCGGGTACATGCACCAGTTCGGCTTCGACCTCACCGCCCTGCAGCGGCCGATCCCCGTGATCGCCCGCGTCCTGGCGGCCTGCCGCGCGGTCGGCATGCCGGTGATCCATACCCGCGAGACCTTCAAGCCCGACCTATCGGACGTCCAGCCGCATCGGCTCTGGCGCGGCATCGACGGCAAGGGTGTGGCGGTCGGCGACGAGGGGCCGAAAGGGCGCTACCTGATCGAGGGTGCCGAGTGCTGGCAGATCATCCCGGAGCTCGCGCCGCAGGATGGAGAGCCGGTGTTCGACAAGCCGTCCTACGGCGCCTTCGGCTTCACCGGCATCGAGAAGTATCTGCGTGAGCGCGGCATCACAAACCTGATCCTGACCGGGCTCACCACCGATTGCTGCATCCACACCAATGTGCGCGAGGCGCTCGATCGCGGCTTCGACTGCCTGACGCTGGCGGACGGCACCGGCGCCTGTTTCGAGGCGGTGCATGAGGCCGCGATCCAGTTGCTGATCAAGAAAAGCGGCGTGTTCGGCGCCGTCGCCGAGAGTCCGGCGCTGCTCGAGGCGCTGCAGCGACTGCCAGTCGCGGAGGCGGCTTCATCATGA
- a CDS encoding ABC transporter substrate-binding protein, translating into MTMLHLSRRAFLSSVAFATLAVTQPSIVHAQDTPIRGGVLNVHMNAEQRVLNPAIRASVDVYLVGSKIVEPLVDLDDKGRPVGVLATAWKTSADGKTITFKLRENVKWHDGKPFTSADVQYTAMELWKKYLNYGSTLQKSLQAVDTPDPLTAVFQYSEPMPLDLLLRALPDLGYIAPKHIYEGTNILENPANIEPIGTGPFKFVKYERGQYIIAERNPDYWRKGFPYLDRIVWKFIPDKTAAAMALETGSVDLSAYTSLTLSDINRLREHKDFIVSTKGNEGNAVQNTVEFNFRRKELADIRVRRAIIHAINTDFFIENLLYGFGKRGQGPIPQSSDFFVAGAPDLKYDVALANKLLDEAGYPRTNGQRFKLRLLPAPWGEDVSSFATFIQQSLTEVGIQVEIVPRDAAGFLSDVYRDWNFDLATGRHQFRSDPAVSTTVWYRSGATKGAPWTNQWGWQDAEIDRVIDKAAIELDPQARKRLYAEFVKLANTEMPVWMATDREFITVTNKKLRNDRNTPRWPSSSWYDLWVQK; encoded by the coding sequence ATGACGATGCTGCACCTCTCACGACGCGCCTTCCTCTCCTCGGTCGCTTTTGCCACCCTCGCCGTCACCCAGCCCAGCATCGTTCATGCGCAGGACACTCCTATCCGGGGTGGCGTCTTGAACGTCCACATGAATGCCGAGCAGCGCGTGCTGAACCCTGCGATCCGGGCATCGGTCGATGTTTACCTGGTCGGTAGCAAGATCGTCGAGCCGCTGGTGGATCTGGACGATAAAGGCCGACCGGTCGGCGTGTTGGCGACAGCCTGGAAAACGTCAGCCGACGGCAAGACGATCACCTTCAAGCTGCGTGAGAACGTCAAATGGCATGACGGCAAGCCGTTCACGTCGGCAGATGTTCAGTACACGGCGATGGAGCTGTGGAAGAAGTACCTGAATTACGGCTCGACCTTGCAGAAGAGCCTGCAAGCGGTCGATACGCCGGACCCGCTCACGGCCGTGTTCCAGTATTCTGAACCGATGCCGCTGGACCTGCTGCTGCGCGCTTTACCCGACCTCGGATATATCGCGCCGAAGCATATCTATGAGGGCACGAATATTCTCGAAAACCCGGCGAACATCGAGCCGATCGGGACCGGTCCGTTCAAATTCGTGAAGTACGAGCGCGGTCAGTACATCATCGCCGAGCGCAACCCGGACTACTGGCGCAAGGGCTTCCCCTATCTCGACCGTATCGTGTGGAAGTTCATTCCCGACAAGACGGCTGCGGCGATGGCGCTGGAGACCGGCTCGGTGGACCTCAGCGCCTACACGTCGTTGACGTTGTCGGACATCAATCGGCTGCGCGAGCACAAGGATTTCATCGTCTCCACCAAGGGCAACGAAGGCAACGCGGTGCAGAATACGGTGGAGTTCAATTTCCGCCGCAAGGAGCTGGCGGATATTCGCGTCCGCCGCGCTATCATACACGCCATCAATACCGACTTCTTCATTGAGAACCTGCTCTATGGCTTCGGCAAACGCGGCCAGGGCCCGATTCCCCAGTCGTCGGACTTCTTCGTCGCAGGCGCGCCGGATCTGAAATACGACGTCGCGCTCGCCAATAAGCTGCTGGACGAGGCTGGATATCCGCGCACCAACGGGCAACGCTTCAAGCTGCGACTGCTGCCCGCACCATGGGGCGAGGACGTCAGCTCCTTCGCGACCTTCATCCAGCAATCGCTGACAGAGGTCGGCATTCAGGTCGAGATCGTGCCGCGTGATGCGGCCGGCTTCTTGTCCGACGTGTATCGCGATTGGAATTTCGACCTGGCCACCGGACGCCACCAGTTCAGGAGCGACCCTGCGGTCAGCACGACGGTCTGGTATCGCTCCGGCGCCACCAAGGGAGCGCCATGGACCAACCAATGGGGCTGGCAGGATGCCGAGATCGACCGGGTGATCGACAAGGCCGCAATCGAGCTCGATCCGCAGGCACGCAAGCGGCTGTATGCCGAGTTCGTCAAGCTGGCCAACACCGAGATGCCGGTCTGGATGGCGACCGACCGCGAATTCATTACGGTCACGAACAAGAAGCTGCGCAATGATCGCAACACCCCGCGCTGGCCTTCGAGCAGCTGGTATGACCTGTGGGTGCAGAAATGA
- a CDS encoding LysR substrate-binding domain-containing protein yields MIERGEPPLTSVRAFEAVARLGGATAAGRELGVSPSAISHQLAVLDDFMGQPLTRRQGRGLVLTDAGREYFRSVRTAFAVLRGATDQLREGSRSTQVRLGVIPLFARAWLFRHIQEFLDRNPDIDLSISYTHHRNYVSDSADLSVRFGEGSWKGYKAHRILSGAIAPYCSRAFLARHREAATDPKLLQNYALIHDQDFGGWQQWWDLHHLEGKPGTGLLVEDGNLALQAALDGLGIALLRPSLVDVFVDEGGLSRLFDHQIEDGRDYYLCHLVEQPLSEAEGRLVSWIIDRCRHSA; encoded by the coding sequence ATGATTGAGCGCGGCGAGCCCCCACTGACCTCGGTGCGCGCCTTCGAAGCGGTCGCACGGCTCGGAGGCGCCACCGCCGCTGGCCGTGAACTGGGGGTCTCGCCTTCGGCGATCAGCCATCAACTTGCCGTGCTCGATGACTTCATGGGGCAACCGCTCACGCGGCGTCAGGGGCGGGGCCTCGTTTTGACCGACGCGGGGCGCGAGTATTTTCGCTCCGTTCGCACCGCGTTCGCCGTCCTGCGCGGCGCGACTGATCAACTTCGGGAGGGCAGCCGAAGTACGCAGGTTAGGCTCGGCGTCATCCCGCTGTTCGCCAGGGCCTGGCTGTTCCGTCACATCCAGGAATTTCTGGATCGGAATCCGGATATCGATCTCAGCATCTCCTACACCCACCATCGCAACTACGTCAGCGATTCAGCGGATCTGTCGGTTCGGTTCGGCGAGGGCAGTTGGAAGGGCTACAAAGCTCATCGGATTCTATCCGGTGCAATCGCGCCGTATTGCAGCCGGGCGTTCCTGGCCCGACATCGGGAAGCGGCCACCGATCCGAAACTGCTTCAGAACTATGCGCTGATTCACGATCAAGACTTCGGTGGCTGGCAGCAATGGTGGGATCTGCACCACCTCGAGGGCAAGCCCGGCACCGGGCTGTTGGTGGAGGACGGCAATCTCGCCTTGCAGGCGGCGCTGGATGGTCTGGGCATCGCTCTGCTGCGTCCCTCGCTCGTCGATGTCTTTGTCGACGAAGGAGGGCTGTCACGCCTCTTCGACCATCAGATTGAAGACGGCCGAGACTATTACCTCTGTCACCTCGTTGAGCAGCCGTTGTCGGAGGCAGAAGGGCGCCTTGTCAGTTGGATCATCGATCGTTGTCGGCATTCTGCCTAG